GGTAATATTGATTTAAGTTTACGATTtcatgttaataaatttaaaattcctctgttaatttacttttgaattatgtagattttaattatatataaaggtTTTATTGTCACGTctcattttcatattgatttccccaaataatttaattaatatatattttatatttattttattatattttattttaataaaatcttaaatcaattataatacataagaatcacataaatttaaaaatttagattttatttttttgaattttatactGTAGATTTTGtttgacaaaattttatataacagATATAAGAAATTGTGTAAAttgatatgatatattttttttatcaaatttttactttatcttctattttataataggcttttaaaaaaatcttctattaataagattttgaattgagaataagtaattttgtattttgttaatcAAATTATGTTTTCTAATAGATAAACCTATACGTACATTCTTATTTATCCTTATTGTTTGTTTTAGTCAcattaataaatttagtttaaaaaatttaaatttcaaaaacaattactttataataatatataataaaaaatttattttaatgtattgaTTTAGAATAAAAGACTAAtaccaaatataaatatacCATTAAATACTAATTTTCATCCTAATTATAGTTTATGGTTGCTAGATTGAATATTTGATTGTTTTAAATGGAATTTGACTATATTAATAGCATTTGATtgataattaattgatttattaaataaatttaagttctaaatttatttaataaacgaCATACTACCATTTTTCGTaggttaattaaatcaaaaacaatttttttatcattctacttgtgatttttctccttttatttttcatttttaattacttttcaacaaaaaattatctataaaaaatttaacagaactatatgaataattaagaaaagtacCATGAGTATATATTTGgtttaattaattctttaaatcttatatgaatttttattttatataatacctaaataatttatagttttcTGGAATAGTctttataattacaataatcaattatcatgtgatcaaaataatgataaaaataatttatttattaattgtgatatatttaaaacattaaaactaTACAATTAACAAGACATGAAATtctattgtaattaaataatttcattcaattttttattccaaattaagcatgcaaataaaaaagataaaaaaataactaaatcattttgttttaaaaaagaaactcaaAAGAGAACATGTAAAATATcactaaaataaatagaattataTCTAGGACAatacttttaataataattttttttaggacatgtgtatacaaaaatataattaaatatttattgatatatctATTAacgtatatttattaaaaaattaataatatattattaaaaattcaaataatataaaaaaattattcttataaattataaaatattaatttaatatccgTAAAAACACGATAAATTAAACTAGTTATTACTTTAAATATGTGACTGAGTGAAGATCAGAGCTTCAATATTCTCCAAGAACTTTCTCCACTCCAACGTGTCTTCACATTTGACTCCATTGTCAACATGTTCAATATTATTCATCTATCTACTCATAAAACCTTTAGAACTTttgctttatttaattttacttcttcatcattttattattgatttttttttataatttaatctttttattatcTTCTTTCTTTGAGGCAAgtatttacctttttctttgttcttttggaatcttTTTAGAAGCTTTTAATACCTGACACTTAATATTTGATCCCTTCAGGTGGGGATTTACTTGCGAAGATATTCTAACCTTTAAGTTAGCAGCAAGAGcaaatatcaataataaattaaaatttagtcaCCATTATATAGCGGTTAAATTCGacttataatttcatttttcctaattaaattacaaaattatcttaTCTTACCTTATAATAAATCTTTTTGGAATTTATAGGTGATTTTTATCTTGTTATATAAATccataaatatataaagtttgatttttctcctTCCTAATATATTCAAGTGAGATTCTTAAGTATCAAGTGATCTACTCGATCCATCACCAGGTATCGAGTTTTGTCTTCTGCTCCTTGAACAGAAACAACGAGAAACCACCACCATGGTTGATCATCAACAGCCAGGAAATCTCTTGACAAGACTTAAAGAAATAGAAGTAGGAAGTGAAATTCATACAAGAATCGATCAAAATTTGTACCGATTAGATCAATGCTATGGAAAGGAAATTAGTTTCTCTATTGTCTCTTTTCAGACTGTCCATGTGTTGTTGTCTCTTTTCTGTCCATGTGCTGTCCTTTCGAAAGGATActgtttttatgatttttatagaATTAGTtcacaattaaatattaaaataactattatggAACGGCGGCATTTTAAATGAAGAGCACATGGACAACTTTAAAAGAGACAACAAATAAGTTagattctataaaaaaaaagtaccttTCTCTACTCCCCATGTTTAAGAAACGGAAGCAACAATGGGAACTTAATTGCCTTGAAGAGCCCAGGACAAATAGGAATGAGATCATTGTCAAGGGTGCATGTAACAATCGCCCAAGGCCCAGAGTATCCAATTAGTAATAACCTACAATAATAGTCTcgttatgttttttcttcttaggTGTTGAGGTTTTCTTTTGCTTATTGTTACTTGCATGTGATACTCcatttttatttagtaaatCCACCGTTATGTTATACTTAGGTTCTCAATTGACTGGtattaatatttatgattttgatttattaaaatataaaattagtaataactaataagaCTAATAGATATTCATTATCTCATATaacttttgttaaaaatatattaaaaagtgctATTAGCCTTTCTCATTAATTATACCAATAACAAATAAGTGAAAGAGAGATATATAATGTTAATTCATCATGACATGTGAATCATAATCGTTGGCATTCTCAAAACCTGATTTTTCTATAAGACACCAGCCCCAACAGACAGAAATTGTTTAACTACCTCATCTATTCATTCATGCACAAATTACATTATActacataaaatttaataaagctCTTCGACCATGCCAGTCACTCAGTCAGTCCCAATCTTgcataatcaatcaatcaaagtcaacaatcacaaaaataaaaataaaaaaacctaaatACACGTCATCACATAAAAACAAGATGAgacatgaattattataaatctgagtctaattaatttttaccgATGAAAACATGTGTCCATGATTGGTCCGTCCCGGAGAGAAGGCAACGAGTGTGCATCAGAAGCCATGCGGTGCTGATTCACCTGATTTTTATTCATCTATTCGGAAACACTCCAAATTTTTACCGACTTATCCAAACTCCCACTGTACAAAACCCAACGCCGATCCTGCTCACCCTTTTCGCCAGATTCACGGTTCTCCTCCACGGCCAGGCACTTCAACGGACCGTTGTGGCCCGTCAGAACCGACACGCACGTGTGAATCACACCCTCGCGTTTCCACACGCATAAGGTCTTATCCGCCGAGCCGCTGAAAACTAACGTCCCCGCGGCGGCCAGGCACAACACCGCCAGCTTGTGCCCCTTCAAAACCCCGCCGTGCGCGTAATTCTTGCCGCTCCCCCAACAGTTCACTAACCCGTCCGAGGCGCCGCAGTACACCATTGACCCCGCCTCGCCCACCGCCAGCGCCGTCACCGCGTACTCCTGCTTCAGCAGAGTCTTCACGGCCGCGTGCTTCAGGCCTTTACCTCGCATCTCCCGCCGCCACACCTTGACGGTGCCATCCGCCGAGCCGGAAAACATCACGTCCCCGTCCCCGCACACGACGGAGTTCACCGCGTCGTCGTGCGCGTGGATGGACTCCAAGCACCTGGAGTCCGAAATCCTCCACACCTTGATTGTCCTGTCCCACGACGCGGAGTATAAATAGGTTTTGTCTTCTGAAAGGCTCAAACACGAAACGGCATCGGAGTGTCTGATCCATAACGCTGTTTTGTGTCGTCGAACCTGAAAGCACAACAACAATACTACTGTCACTTGTAATTCTTAACAGTAACATGATCATTATTACATTAATTTGGATCAACTGTTgatatttttaagagaaaaaaatatatatttctaagTTTTTTTCAAACATGAGTTAGtgtgtattttgattttttttaatagtgtttattttgatgaaaattaataaaaactaattttaaatgaaattaactttaaagtgatataatttatatttaaatatgtttaacattaaatttttttaagagaattacAAAAGCAAGTCGGtaatgctaataaaattttgcataaatttttttatccatttaaaagttattttatctcaaaatttttttattaattcattaatgtaaaattaaaaatgcaaaattttatctaattttttttgtcttaatcaTCTGGTATATTAGAAACAATTAATGCATTAACCTAGTGAATTGAAGGACATCGATAATGGAGGACCAAattgtttttaacatgattctaaATAATCAAACAGGGTGAAATcaaacacatgcatatttgtgaAGAAATAATTTACGTGTACAATTTATCTGATTTCAGTGCtaataaaaaaaggtaattttAGTCACTAAAGAATGTTAGATATATGTCGAACCTCGACGTAGTTGCTGGGGTTAATTGAGCTCTTGAAGATGTCTTTAAGCGTTGGCAATGTGCCGGCACGTTTGTAGACTCTAGGGTTCTTGGGGGAGACCTTCCAGACGCGGATTTTGCCGTCTTGGTGACCGGTGAAGATTTTCTGATCAGACAGTATTATGGTTTTCACCAAACCGCTGTTCGATTTGAACCCGGAATGTTCCTTGAGATTCTTCCAGACACGAATGTTCTTGCTGTCGGAACCGGTGAAAAGAAGATCACCGGAGGCAGCGAGGGAATAGATGTGTCCCTCTTGTCGGATAAGAGAACCTACGAGGGCTTCATGCAAGGTGCTGTTATGCTCTTGAGACCAATGAGGTTTCGAGAATGAGGAATTCGTTGTCTGGTTCCACGGCGACATCATCATGGGTGAGCCTTCGCCGCTTAACCTTCCGGGCTCGGAGCAGTAAGAGCTCATCGGCGACACCGTGCTGCTGCGTCGCATCGCGAACTCGTCGTCGGTGAGCACCTCCGTTGCCGACATTCTCGGCTCCGATTGCACGAACTTTGGACGTGGAGCGGTTTCGCCAAACATGGCCTTACAACTTATAAccaattaattaactaattaaactaattagttACGATAAGATAATAATGCTGtgatttcttctctcttctctctcttggtaatgtgtgttttgtttttttctttcacggTGGAGCAGCGCAAATGCTAAGCGATTCGAACTGCTACCGGAAAATGGAAAGggagaaaagggaaaaaaaatacaaagaggAATATTGAGAgactttgattgattgattggttgGGAAATAGAAACTGAAGGAAGTTAAAGAGTGTGACAATTATATGAGGGTTGGGTGGGTGGGTGGGAGAAGTGAGAGAgtataaaactatatatatgcGATTAGAATTGATGGTGCAAATGATTGGGTCAATTGTGTGTTGACACGTACCAGATGTTAATTTGGCTTTGTAAAAGGTTATTATGTTATTATCAGAAGATGTAATTTGGGTCCGGGAGTTTCGGTTTCCTAGGTAGGTTTTGTTGGTTGAATGTTAGGGATCGATGGATTGTCGAAACTGCTtcggattaatttttttatttatttattagaggCTTATTTTAGGATGACACGGTATGATTTTCCAACGTCCCAGGTAatactatattataaaaaattcccCCTATATATATTGACTTGCTTTATGTGTAAGTAATGATTTGAaggtatatatgttttttaatgtttgattGGTATGTGTGAACTGCAACTAATTAGGAAGGAATCTGGATATGCCTGTCCACAATAGCACAGATTCATACAATCAGCAATTTgtaattgtaaaataaagatTGGATGGCTAGTATTTTGTcttgataaattaaattcaaaacatGCATTTAAGATATGAATAGTAGTAtagtaatatttattcaatGATTGCAAATTATATctgatttttaaaatcataatattaatataaagttaCTGTCTTAATCGAAagtaatgattaattttatcgTAGATCGTAATGATACATAAagtgaatatttatttttcaactcgatatattttataatttcatatataaaaattaatcagaatttaaattcttaattacttaattaatagataaaatgTTATTACTTTTGTCAACCCTTACTTACTGGTAGCAAATTAAGTCTGATTTTGCATGAATGCGAGTGATTCTTATTACAGTACTCCATCCATTTCCAGCAAGTAATGGCTATGCAGAGCAGAGTACAGCTTTCTTTGCttctcttatccatggcctccatataatataattgaaagaTCACAACTATCCTGCGTGTGGGTTCGGCTACACGCGCGTGCACATGCATTCTCTTCAAAGTGATACGATCTTTCTAATTCCAATTCCAATGTTAATAAAATGCAAGCTAATCTTTCTTTGGTTTGAGACTTTGAGCTTCATAGATTAAACTAAGTGATTAAGAGGTTTGGTTATACAATATACTCCaatatattaacattaatatataGCTAGCTAGCTTTATCAATGCTTTCCTGAATTCATTCTCGAGTATTTGGTCTAAATCTATAATTATCATACACTGAATTAATATCAATCATATCACAAATTGAGGAGTAATCAGTCGTCACACACAGGGACTAATAAttcatgtaaattaattaaccCATAATATGTCTCACTAAATTAACGATATTCTCTTATATAAActcattctaaaaaaaaaaatcaacaatggaCCAAATAATTTCAAGCTTTGAAAGAATCTAGTGTCTAGACTCTAGAGTATACTGTGTCTGCCGGAACACTTTATAACACAAACGATGCAATTTTCGACCATAATATCATTGTATCGAGTATTGAGAACTTCCCACATGGAGGAATCTTGTGGTCTTGTTTTGTTCTGAATTACAATAATGATTTTATGGAACAAGCTATGTACGTTGTTCAAATGCAGACCTGTTTggggaaattaattaaaagccaTGACCTAATAATTAATGAGGTGCATTCTGTGGTGCACCTCTTTGTGAAGGGACAAAGGTGCACCGATGGTGCTTTGAATCAATTTAACATAgtaagattttataatttataacctATTTGTTCTTGAATTTATCGCTTGTTAATCCTATATATataggtttttaaaattttttattttagtcattgAGCTGAACTCGATCAACTTTATAGATTATaatatcttaatatttttttaagaaattgaaatttagaaatcatagtatttttattttaaaagttaatttaatgttttgaattaaaatttaaattaaataacaatgtttcttaattttgaatttCCACGAAATATCAATTTACCACAAAGATTGTAAGTTTGTAACTTGTAAGTTGTGCATGGAAGCCCGAGGCAGAAGAGGAAAAAGTGAAGTGTCCGTGGATTTAAACTAGCATAGTATCATTCTCATCaaattattcataatattagcctgtttttaacaaaacaaaatgtcaCATGTGATTGCAGCCTACGAGAATTACATGATAAGTctaacaaattattaattatatattacacATTTACACTAAATAACatcttgaaaatatttatataaaatcattaaaaaaattggattatATTTTAGTTAAGGAAACTAGGCGAACACATTTTACACGCATGCAAGCACTGCTTCACAGCCTACACTGTCAAATTTATCGCAAGAGTTGCAAATTTGCTATATTAATTGTAGGCAATTAGTTGAACCAGACAAACCATCACGTGAAGTGATGCATttgttttataaagaaaatgttACCTTGTATCAAAATGTTGTGCAAGCATAATCAAAATAGAAAGTGGAGCATTTTATGATCCTCATATGTTGTGTGACATTCCTTGGTGTAAGAGTTAGTTTTATTTGGATGGGACAAGGGCATATTGATATCACTAAGGGAAAACAGAGTATGCAACTATCCTTGGACCCTGAAACAGTGAGACCCTATCGAGTACTATAAGAATTAATGAGGCTTATTTCCTCCCTTTAGTGAGATGGAATTACTAAAAAAACCCAGAATTTGGATGTTAGTGAAGGGAACTACGAtaggttttctttcttttcttttcttaaaaaaaaattattttgcaaaCAATTTTTATAAGAACATCTCTAATATAGTATATCATCCACTTTGATTAATTCTTCACTCATTTTTAGTGAACCTTATTATTTCACATCAGATTAACAGCAACTTTTTTTACTCTAATAGTGAAACTGAAACCACTTGAAATTTATAATGGATTTCATACATTATCCCGTGACTTTATAGTGttaatcaaaaatatattttaatgctAAGAATTAGttctaacataaaaattaagccATTCTTACAATATGGCTTTCAACTTAACTTCCTAGCTTCAACTGAGATGTGAACCTCATATGGACTCGTTCTTGTTCATAAGAGTTAATTAAAAACCCCATATATACCTAATACATTAACCATCTATATTCTAtaacatttttatcatttttttatttaactcttttattttatccacCAACAATACCTAGCTAAGTGCTATTTAATGACTAAATTTAAAGCAATAAGTCTTGCTCATTAATTAACTTTTCctatattattagtattttgtgGCTATTCCTGAATCCTAGTTTACTCTGTGCACCTTAAAATTCGGttaataatagtaattaataacCCTGAGACCTGATCTAGCTTGCATCCTAAGGGAGTGGTTAGATTTTATTGGAAATGGAAGGGTAAACAAGAATAACATTTAATGTAGCTGGTTAAATATAGAAATGACACATCCCTCGGCAAGTAAAAGGTTTCTACTTTCGTATATCATTTAGCAAAAGTAAAGAAAAGTAACTTTCTCCCCACTCCATTGTGGTTgcctaaaaaaggaaaaagtaaaagagaaaaaaaatgcaatcatGCAACTTTGTTTTGGACACTCGATGGTATTGACACGCCTGTGTTGTCACGAAAACACAAACATCGTTTTGTCATCTTTGTTTTCATTCATTGAATTACACATATAGAGGTTtcgtttttcaattttcatagaATTTCTCAAAAACTGAACACTAATATACCCACAGCCCATACCGTATCGAAAACAACCGCCAGCAACATTTGTTTTCTTTCGTGGAGACCCTTGCTTATGCCACGTAGCACCTGATGGAATCAGCTTCTTTGTCTTTCCTCTGATGACATTGATGCTCAAAGTACTGTAGTTCTGACACGTGGAAAACCTGGACTGTAGGGACATGCCTTAGGGCCTCTCTGCATCTTCCACGTGTCCCTCTACAATGGAATGTGTGCCCCCAACTATGTTGCAACAGGCAAGTAGGTTGCTGAATTATTGAAAAGGAAAATTGGAAAAAGACGTTGTCTCCTTTCCATTAATAGAAAACCCCGTTGCTAAAAAATAcagcattttattttaatttggtaagtgataagggttttttttttaatatatccccttaaaatgtttttcaaataatttttgttttatttggttttattctaataaagatttcaaataaaaaatggaagaagttaATATTTAGAAACCTACCATTCATTTAACTTGCTTTGAAAACATTTGAGCTTTtgagaggtttttttttttattacgtcACTCATAAACTTTGATTATGATTTTGAGAGGTTAAGTGCATccactgcattttttttttgttaactctGCTACATATTTGCTTCTTATACTATATGCTTACCTTCATAAAcgtttatatatagttttataaTGATTGTTTTCATTAATgtatatataatcttttatCTTGCAATTGGTTTGCCTCTGGCTGCCTAGCTAAGAAAGAATGACATGCTAGTCGTGGACTCGTTGGTCATGGTGCGCGCATTTAACAAACAAAGTTATTTatgttggatattttttattttatataatgaattgtctaaaaatatatatagaaattactataaaatattatattaaaattattatgtttgtaataatgatgaattaaaaataatagaaaatttttCATCTCCATAAGTTAAGTAAATTTTCCTTGcttgatttcatatatataaaaaaaaatcattcttacgacttttattattattatatatatatatatatatatatataaattccacatcaataaatttaaaggaGGTATAACGAACAATTaaggaaaatttatttatcagtTGCCAAATAATTAGTAATAGGTATGTAGATTAGTCTGGTCTAACATCAATCTGTTGGCTTAATCCCGTGGTTTAACATATCCGTACCATGTGTCTTGCTTTTATTGCTTGTACATAATTGAAGTTTTGGAATAGTTGAAATGATTTGTAAGACGATTCAGAATAAAATTATCCTTGAAAACGTTAAAATGACTAAATGAATGttgactttttatatatttttatgggtATAAGTGAGTTGGACTCAAATTAATTAAACCCGTTTAACCATTAACTTTTTTCAAACCAACCCGTGTGCAAATCcataatcaaacaaaataaagttTGCTTAATATAAACCCGCACAAGTTGAGTTATGCAGACCAATTCTCAAACTGTGATTTAATTATATGCTTACCCCCAAGCAAtagaagaaattattatataatttaagattATAATTCCCATTAATTTTTGCACTGACATACAATCACGTGTTAGGCTGTGTTTGTTACAATGGAGAGAAATaagtttgaaaagaaattttatactttatttcaTGGGACACACCCCTATCGACAATTGACGTGTAACATTACTCATGCTTTAAATATCTTGCGAAAAGTAAAGATccataaaaagatatttacatgttaaaataaatgtaagaaaaaaaataacacaataagtCTTGACAAAAGCCAATATAAAACCTAAATGTactaaacaataacaaaaatctCTAAAATATGTGTTAAGGAGAAGTAGATTAAGGTAACATGAATATGTCAAGAGATTTGAATTGtaaatcttataatattttctttgattgttaaggataaaaaaaaataatatgaatatcAAAATCCATAAATATTAAGTTATGCAAGTCGATTGCAATCAATGCATAGTAAGAAACATTTGAATTGCTATACTTCTTGAATTAATGGTTATAAAGAAAACATCATCCTCAAAGTAATTCATTACTTTCTCTTAATAATGTGTTGCTTGTGACTCAAAATTTGTTGTTCAGTCTAATGGATGTTCAGTCTAATGAGAATTGTCTGTTGTAATCAGATTGAGAACAGTCTAATGTTCATCAGATGGAAAAGTtttgtttcattaatttgaCACACATCAAATTGTTGAATGTTTTCTGTTAGACTTATGTTGTTGAGTCTTAGTGACTTGGGGCCTATAAATTAAG
The genomic region above belongs to Glycine max cultivar Williams 82 chromosome 14, Glycine_max_v4.0, whole genome shotgun sequence and contains:
- the LOC100813672 gene encoding protein JINGUBANG yields the protein MFGETAPRPKFVQSEPRMSATEVLTDDEFAMRRSSTVSPMSSYCSEPGRLSGEGSPMMMSPWNQTTNSSFSKPHWSQEHNSTLHEALVGSLIRQEGHIYSLAASGDLLFTGSDSKNIRVWKNLKEHSGFKSNSGLVKTIILSDQKIFTGHQDGKIRVWKVSPKNPRVYKRAGTLPTLKDIFKSSINPSNYVEVRRHKTALWIRHSDAVSCLSLSEDKTYLYSASWDRTIKVWRISDSRCLESIHAHDDAVNSVVCGDGDVMFSGSADGTVKVWRREMRGKGLKHAAVKTLLKQEYAVTALAVGEAGSMVYCGASDGLVNCWGSGKNYAHGGVLKGHKLAVLCLAAAGTLVFSGSADKTLCVWKREGVIHTCVSVLTGHNGPLKCLAVEENRESGEKGEQDRRWVLYSGSLDKSVKIWSVSE